One part of the Macaca mulatta isolate MMU2019108-1 chromosome 6, T2T-MMU8v2.0, whole genome shotgun sequence genome encodes these proteins:
- the NDUFA2 gene encoding NADH dehydrogenase [ubiquinone] 1 alpha subcomplex subunit 2 translates to MAAAAASRGIGAKLGLREIRIHLCQRSPGSQGVRDFIEKRYVELKKANPDLPILIRECSDVQPKLWARYAFGQEKNVPLNNFSADQVTRALENVLSGKA, encoded by the exons ATGGCGGCGGCCGCAGCGAGTCGAGGAATAGGGGCAAAGCTGGGCCTGCGTGAGATTCGCATCCACTTATGTCAGCGCTCGCCCGGCAGCCAGGGCGTCAG GGACTTCATTGAGAAACGCTATGTGGAGCTAAAGAAGGCGAATCCCGACCTACCCATCCTAATCCGCGAATGCTCCGATGTGCAGCCCAAGCTCTGGGCCCGCTACG CATTTGGCCAAGAGAAGAATGTCCCTTTGAACAACTTCAGTGCTGATCAGGTAACCAGAGCCCTGGAGAACGTGCTAAGTGGTAAAGCCTGA
- the NDUFA2 gene encoding NADH dehydrogenase [ubiquinone] 1 alpha subcomplex subunit 2 isoform X1, whose protein sequence is MAAAAASRGIGAKLGLREIRIHLCQRSPGSQGVRDFIEKRYVELKKANPDLPILIRECSDVQPKLWARYVASTLSPQHLAKRRMSL, encoded by the exons ATGGCGGCGGCCGCAGCGAGTCGAGGAATAGGGGCAAAGCTGGGCCTGCGTGAGATTCGCATCCACTTATGTCAGCGCTCGCCCGGCAGCCAGGGCGTCAG GGACTTCATTGAGAAACGCTATGTGGAGCTAAAGAAGGCGAATCCCGACCTACCCATCCTAATCCGCGAATGCTCCGATGTGCAGCCCAAGCTCTGGGCCCGCTACG tGGCCTCCACTCTTTCTCCTCAGCATTTGGCCAAGAGAAGAATGTCCCTTTGA